The window GTTCAACTTATTACATggtacgtgacattgctttgctgcTTATCATTTTTATTGCCTCTATCATATTCCATTGCGCAAGTGCCTCATGTTCGTTTTTATGATACATGCAAGACAACTTCAAAACTGAAACATAATCAAATAGTAACAAGATAACAGTGCTGAAAACCACTGGCGTATCTCCAGGAAACATGGCCCCACAAACGTCTGCCCCAGGAAACACAGAACTCAGGTATTGTTTGTGTCTTTACCACTGCATTTGAGGCCTATTACTCTGTACTCTGCACAGCACAACATGTACATGACATTTGAAATATATATGGCCCATTAAAACTTAGTGATAATGGCATAtcagtatatttattcattctgtagATATTTTGGGTTGCCTGCATCTGCTGGCTAACTACAATATATACACAGAGTGCCtgttataagtgcagatatttttgtatgttgtACTTTATATGTACACACACCAGTGGTTGGCTGTTTTTCCTATGCATCAAACAGTCTGCCCACAAAAAAGTCAtaaactttacaacctgatgttttctgcacagtcataaTACACCACTAAGCGGACTATGACTTTCAGTAAAAAAGTAATGTTCAAAATGTGACtatgtacaaattaattaattttcaatgTGAATGTATAACAAGTTGTTCCACGTCATTGCAATCCAtcatgcaaaatgatttaaaaaaaaggttcaaatggctctgagcactatgggacttaactgctgaggtcatcagtcccccaggaattagaactacttaaacctaactaacctaaggacatcacacacatccatgcccgaggcgggatttgaacatgcgactgtagcggtcgcgcggttccagactgtagcgcctagaaccgcttggccactctggccggcacaaaaTGATCGATGGAACATATTACAAACTAACTTTTTTGCATCCTTGCACCCACACTTCAGCAGTTGACCTGCTATCAAGGGAaaagtaagcattaatggcttgctgttGCCACATGTACCTGGAGGTACTGAGCAACCTAAAAATATATGACTTGTAATGGCTACAATTATTAGTGTGGTAATAATGTAAATACAGATGTGacattgttcagtacaccgtcctctgtCACCAATATAAATTCCCGGGCTTATACCCATTATACCCTGTATATGTCCTTTGATACTTGCATTCTGGAGTATCCTATGTAGATCACAAATTTCAAATAAGATTGATGTACTGTAATTACAATAAAAGTATTTGAATTTCAAGAACATTCATGTTAATTGACACAATCTGAAAATCTGTGTGTCCCTAATGGTTTTAGTACATTGCGAAAAGACATGAAAATTTGTATATTGAAGTCACAAGGCTAAATGAATCTTGTGATATTGTTTCAGATATGGAGGCACCATCTACGGTGTTTGCCTTCTTGCTGTCTCTTGCAGTTCAGTGGCTCCTCGTGACAGCCAATCCGAGTGGTGCCCCACCTACCACCACAACGGGCCCTGCTGCTGACACCACCAGTACAATTCCATATGGCGCACCTCAAATTGGAGAGAGCCCCACGGCAGAGCAAGACAGCTTCACGGTGGATCTGGATGCACCGACCACAAATCAACAAGCCCACTCTGGAGAAGGAGGTACGTCCAACATGGCCCTATCTACCCTCACTGATATTCCATCCACTACCAGCAAAGTACAGGATGTTACAGGTGTTAACCCCACCATTGTTACAGTGGATCGAGATGGCATCACGGAACGCCCTACTGCTGCCACGACAGACCTGCGCCCGGTCACTACATCCCGCGGCTGTATCGCTCGTAATGCAGCTGGTGTCTCAGCAGTCCAGAGAGGCagcaagaggctgagtgcacacaaCAAGAACCCGTCCACCGTCACCACAGAAGCCACGACGATGCCGGAGACTCGCACTGTCCGTCCCACAAAACCAAAACCCGAACCCATCTGTCCGGCCGGCTGCAAGTGTGAGAACCTGGAGGTGCACTGCTCACGGGCCGGGCTGGTGGCCTTCCCTGAGGGGCTCGATCCACGCACCACCTACCTGGACGTGGGCCACAACCGCTTGACCGCCATCGCCGATGACGAACTGGCAGAGCTGGGCCTCACCAAGCTCACCAGCCTCATCTGCGATGACAACGCCATCGAGACGGTCGGGCTGTATGCCTTCCGGGGCCTCCACGACCTGGCACTATTGCAGCTGTCTGGAAACCGCATCCGCAAACTGTCCCCATTCATTTTTGTAGGCAACAGGGACCTTCGCCACATTGACCTGACAGGTAACCCCTTGCAGCTGGAGCACGGGCCGCTGCTGATGGTGCAGCAGCTCGAGTGGCTGGATCTCGACCAGTGCAACATCACCTACCTGGCACTGGACGCGTTTCGCGACATGCGAGGCCTGCGCTACCTCAACCTGAGTGGCAACCGCTTGACCTGGCTGAGACTGTCACACTTCTCCGGGCTCAACTACCTGCGCTACATCAAACTGAATGGCAACCCACTGGTGTGCGACTGCAGCACAAAATCCCTCTGGCGCTGGTTCAAGCAGCAGGCAGTCCACGTGGACGCCAAGTGCATTGCCCCTAACAATGGCACCACGCATTCCTGGAATTTCTTGGAGGTGCTGCACTGTGTTGATGAGACCGAATACTATCCACCATTACCATGAGAATGGTTAATGTTACAAATACTCtctaaaaatcacagctctgaacACTGTGTTGTATTACTGTTTCCCTTACTTTACCTGCACGTTTGCCAACTTCTGTGGTGTTTTATCACTCTATCCTCAGCACAAAGCTGTTCTGAAACAAAGGATCACAAGAGATCTTGAGCCCTTAATAACTCCCACTCTTTCAGAGATGCCACATGCAGACCTCAATATGGTTTCTTGAGTGACATTTATCGTGACTTCCAAATATGATGTCTTGTCCTGGCATCTTATCTGCAGTTTCACTCaaccaaaaacaatattttttatatCTTCCATTTCCTTTCTGGGCAGTTGACCCACAAATTCATTTTCTCGTCCGTCTTTCTTCTATATGGTACCTAGGGATAACAAAGCATGATGAAATGGCTACGAGAAGTAGAAAATGAACGTGAGCTAGTACATTTGACATTCATTATTACTGGTATATCCGAATGCACAGTTTGTCACTATAGACCATATCGATAAATAAAATTGATTAATGTCAGAATTCACAAATTTTCTAAAGAATGTCAAAGATCACTTGCTTGTTTCTTAGTAGTCAAAATATGAAACCAATATGTTCATGTACAAAATGCTCATGTAAAATGTGTTATCTTGACTGTAAATGAATTAAATATTTACTAGTTGTTGTACAAaggcaaaatattttgttacaaataaatgtttgcaaaattctCCTTATGTGATCATATTGACCCTTTTACTATTTTCGAACTATTTTCCATCCAGCACTGTTCCTCTCCCAGTGCTTGAGAAAATTACAGTTGAAAAATGCTCACCTCAGTTACTTCTGCCACTCTGATATTTCCTGAGATTAACTGGTTAACAGCGGAGGTATAACTGGTAAGAACACCTTTTGAATGCATTGCATTTATTGATGGATCTGTATACGCATTGAAGGAGGTAGTAAAAATCCATTCTGGCAGGAATACTATACTTTTGTTATAGCTACAATGTGGTATCTGTTTCAGTGAGTCGGCCAGCTGAGGGCTAGTCACAGTTGTTTCTCCAACACTGTGTGCTCACTGGTTTGCAGGTACATATAGATCATATTCACATGTGGCTGGCAGCGTGTCAGTAACACTGTCTAGTGCCACCATGCCACCCTCCTCCCCATTCCCCCCAACCCCACAAATTTCTAGTGTCCCACAAAAAATATGAGCAGCTTACGCCCAAGATTTAAGCAACAACGAACTAATTACAAAATAGTAGTAACATTTAAAGAAAGGCAGTTACCTGTTTACAGGAGATACTTGAAGTGTTGCCATGGGCATGCAGGCACCACTGACTTCATGTGATGATGTTAACACCACCCTGTAATTCTGCACGCATAATGTTGCTAAGTTCTCTagtaattttacatttaaaatcATTATTGCCTGAGGAATGACAACATATACTTTGCTTTTTAGTGTGTCCCATAAATAAGAATCATACAATGTTGAGTCTGCAGACCCTGTGTGCCAGAGGCCTCTGCTGACTAGTCTGTCTTCAGGGAACATGTTGATGATGTGAGCCATACTTTGGCTGGATGTGTGAGCTATTGCTCCATATTGTTGGAATACTGCACCAACTTCTCTGCATATGTTAATTGTGCAAAGTAAGAATCAAAGATCTCCAGATATCTAACACTCTTTAAGGTGTGACAgacaacacacaccacacacctaTCTTCTCCGAGTGGAGAGATTCTTCatgttcaatatgtgggttgtcctGCAGGCAATATCTGACATTCTGGGAATATACataacctgacaaatgaaaccaggcCTGACCTGACATGAAGTAAAGCAAGGCATCCAATTACTGTTAGTAACTGATATtaacagcagttacagtagtgaatTTTTTTTGCCCCCGGTCCTGAAATTTCAACTCTGGAACCACACTCACTTTTAATCATATCTTTCAGTACATGATGTATGTGATTCACCAACCTGCTGCGATGATCTTACTGATTGCAGGGACTTCTTTTAATGACCATGTGAATTGTGACAGGGGCTGTCACTATCGGTTGCCTATTGCTCTGCACATTTTGAATGGGTTCTACAgccctccatttcttgtacagatcttCAATAATGGTGGTCCTGGGGAGTTTACTAACAGGATACTTCACTTTAAACATTTTGTAACATTCCTTGATAGTGCCTGTCTTTACAAAAGAGTTCACAATATCAATTCGCTGTCCTTAGGCAAACTGCCCCATTTATTTAACAACTCAACATTACGAGCTCCTCTTAACAACTGATGCACAAACACAGAGCTGCACTGAACATTCTGATAAAATGCAGTGTAACCAACTTTTGAGGCAGTATTGACATTTCACATGCAATTCCATTATAGATGATTAACTGGTATGTGAGGAGTCATGTTTTATGTGGGAGACCCTGCATTATTCAGTCAAATCTACTACAGATTACAGGTGCTTAGCATGGTCTAAACTGTACAAGCTTACCAAGCACTCTCTTCACATGTTACCCAACAGCAAAAACACTGTCTTATGTAGCAATGGGCTAGACATTAGTGCAGTCACAAATGGCAGACCAGCTAAATCAAGACAGTGTCTTAAACCACATAGCAAAACTACCAACAGGCCAAACATACATATTAGGGCCTTCAATATAGCTCACATGTATAAAAGCCTTATCTTTGCAAACAATACCTGAAATTTTGCTCCTCCCTTGTAGTTGTGGAATGTCATGCTCTCCACATTATATTCCACAACCCACTACTCTCACCTGTATGCATCTTTTGCAGTTTATCAAGTTCCAGTCCTTTCTAAGATTCctaaaagaaatatgaaaatccTACACATGCAGCAATCTTGACCAGCAGACTCTTAGTACAAGACAATTCCTCATGAACCAGGATTGCTGCAGGCTTCAACCAAGTTATACACCCACCTCTTCACCTTTGAAACCTGTCTctgcatcaacatcatcatcatcatcaacaacaacaacaacaaaactcccACTTTCTGATCCAGTAGTACATGCACACAACTACTTTTCTTACCATCTATTGTTTCTTCCTCACTGATCCCTCCACATTTCAAAGCCCAACTATCAATACCCTTATTTCCTATCCACTCATCAGCAGCCACTCTCCACTGCACACACATCCAAATTACTTTAAATCCTTCCCACAAACCCTTGAAAAACAAATTACCCCTCTTTCTTCACAACCACTTATCTTACCATTTGATTTTACCAGGAGTAGTTAACATTTCTTTAGCAGTCCATAGTCCATCGTGTGTCAAAACCCCAATATCATcaccgaaattttaaaaaaaaagttatttttactTAGAAAATTTGAGCTAATAGTTTGGCTATAGCTATGCTACTCATAGAATCAGTCAGCAGCTTTTGTCTGTGACTCACCAGTCTAGTGGAAGTAGCAGCACTTctttcacataacatttttttctacATTGTGCTCAGATCTTGAAATTCTGAAACAGAGGCCATTGCACAATGTATCACCTTAAGTAAAAGTCCCTGTTTAATTGTTCAGTTCATATAACAACATATTTAACTACTTTGACAAAGCAACAGAAACTTTGTCATCATTCACTGCACATGCATTTAGACAGTCTGGCAATGACCACAGAGTGAATGAAACCAGTaactgcattttcaaatgtttttgtgAATGTTATCACAAAAATATAAATGGAGAGAGATAGCCAATTATTCACCACTGACAATGTCATTTTCTTAACTGGTAGCAGGTATTATGGAATCATTTTACAGTCACAGACTTCTGCTAGTTGTAAATCGGTATTTAAACATTTCTTTTGTGACATAAACTATCTTAATACACACTATTGGAAGTTTTCTGATGGAACTCTCTGATCTCTCAAACATATTTTGAACACCAGTTGTTTCTATGTGGATCTACACTTTTGTCTTAAATTAGTTTCTAACAGTACTTTGATTCTTGCATAGTGACAGCTTTATCGCACATATTTTGGCTCAATGCATTAATGAAAAAAGATCAGTAGTTGCTTCCAgttttttttcttcatcttcttcacaaGTGGGTctcttcaaatttatttttctcctttattaCCTGTGTTGTTGACAATGCAATATGATCACAGATTCCATTATGAAAGTGAATGGCAGCAAAGAGGATAGAGAGGCTTGTGTACTGCACGTTTAACACAGATCCATTATCCTGAGATCCATGGCAGTTATCAGGAAAGATGTGCTGTATATAACAGTGGTAGTCAACTTGGGCCCTACTGCCCAATAGTGGACATTCCAGGTTTCATAGTGAGTGGTAGGTGGTactggttttaaaaatattttcattatgtttttgaaaaaaattgtatcaAGTATTTGAGAAGCAatttttattatacagggtgttacaaaaaggtacggccaaactttcaggaaacattcctcatacacaaataaagaaaagatgttatgtgaacatgtgtctggaaatgcttaatttccatgttagagctcattttagtttctcgatgaggcttcattacaatgtgatcaaattgtaaattttcacaatcaacatgtgtgggctacgagaatctgcacgcaattgtgcaatcatgtcatcaacacagattttatgtgaacgtttgggcaggcattgctagtgatgtcttgattgggccccatgttcttccacctacactcaatggagcatgttatcaggatttcttacaggatactctacctgtgatgctagaatatgtgcctttacaagtacgacacaacatgtggttcatgcactgtggagctcctgcacatttcagtcgaagtgtttgtatgcttctcaactatagattcggtgaccgatggattggtagaggcggaccaattccatggcctccacgctctcctgacctcagccctcttgactttcatttatgggggcatttgaaagctcttgtctacacaaccctggtaccaaatgtagagactcttcgtgttcgtattgtggatggctgtgatacaatacaccattctccagggctgcatcagcgcatcagggattccatgcgacagagggtagatgcatgtatcctcgctaacagaggacattttgaacatttcctgtaacaaagtgtttgaagtcacgctggtacattctgtggctgtgtgtttccattccatgattaatgtgatttgaagaaaagtaataaatgagctctaacatggaaagtaagcgcttccggacacatgtccacataatatattttgtttctttgtgtgtgaggaatgtttcctgaaagtttggccatacctttttgtaacagcctataTACCTGTAGTGGAAATAATGAGACGCAGATGGGCGCAAAAAAAAAGCCTGTGAAACAACTAAGCCTGTGACAGATTTTTATTGGGTAGTGCCTGGCAATGACCATCTTAGAAACAGCAAAGGTGTGCACAGGTTACTGTTAAGAGTATCTATCACAAGCGCTTGAAGTACTGTGAAACCACAAGCAGGAAAGAAGGTGCTGGACATTGTCACAGAACGTGAAATTCAGAGACATGCCCACTCTGCAAAGAGCGTGATAGGCATTGATCTGTTACAGATTTGATGACAAGAGTAGAATGAAGTGCAGCCCAAGTGTTTCAGAGGACAATATTCAGTGCACATTGCTGAACTTAGGAACATGTAAGGGCTGTCTACTCCAGAGTCCCATGTTGATCCAGGAACATAATTACTTACAATTGCAATGGACATGGGACTGTAGATATTGAACTgcagatcagtggaaacacgttatTCAGTCAGAAAAGCACGTTTCTCATTACATCAGGTTGATAGTCGTATCTGGGTATGTCATTGTCCAagtgaatggctgctcgaaacttGTACCATGGCATAGTTGCGGGCAGGTGTGGCCAGTGTTATGCTACAGGGAACATCCGCCTGGCCTTCCACGAGACCTGTGATAGTAATTGAAGACATCATGACAGCAGTAGACTATGTGAAAATTATTGTGGACCACATAtgttctcttgctgtgtgtttccattccatgattaatgtgatttgaagagaagtaataaaatgagctctaacataacatattttctttctttgtgtgtgatgtttcctgaaaattggctgtacctttttgtgacaccctgtatacgttAATTTGTTGTAACTCTGCttcataaatttttaaatataaagttaCTTCTCTAACTCATAAATCACATTTACTGTGGAACTGGTGGGTGGATAGACAATTTTATTACTAATGAAGACAGAAAAGTGAGAAGTAGGAAAAAGAGGTTGACTACCCTGGAATATAATAACCTGTCTTGATTACAAACGGCTAACTAATATCTTGGCAgattattaaagaaaaagaaattatctgCACTACATATGCCTTGGAACAGCTACAACCTTTGAGCTCCACAAGAACAGATCTGGCATGTCAACTTATCCAATTCCCTGATATGGCCCGATTTGCCCTTCATTGCACTATGATTTTTCATTCTATTATATAAGAAAAGCTGAACTTTGCTTTCACAACTGTGTAAATCTCATGTTCTTTAAAGAGTGCTGGAGTGACAGGTACtgtatttacgaggtgcattcaagttctaaggcctccgatttttttctaattaactactaacccgatatcgatgaaactggcgttacttctcaacgtaatcgccctgcagacgtacacatttttcacaacgctgatgccatgattccatggcagcggcgaaggcttctttaggagtctgttttgaccactggaaaatcgctgaggcaatagcagcaccgctggtgaatgtgcggccacggagagtgtctttcattgtcggaaaaagccaaaagtcactaggagccaggtcaagtgagtagggagcatgaggaatctcttcaaagttgttatcacaaagaaactgttgcgtaacgttagctcgatgagcGGGTGCgtggtcttggtgaaacagcacacgcacagcccttctcggatgtttttgttgcagtgcaggaaggaatttgttcttcaaaacatttttgtaggatgcacctgttaccatagtgccctttggaatgcaatgggtaaggattatgccctcactgtccaagaacatggacaccatcattttctcagcactggcggttacccgaaatttttttggtggtggtgaatctgtgtgcttccattgagctgactggcgctttgtttctggattgaaaaatggcacccacgTCTCATCCATAGTCAGaaccgacaaaaagaaagtcccattcatgctgtcgttgtgcgtcaacattccttggcaacatgccacacaggcagccatgtgatcatccgtcagcattcgtggcacccacctggcacttttcgcattttcaggtcgtcatgcaggattgtgtgcacagaacccacagaaatgccaactctggaggcgatctgttcaacagtcattcggcaatcccccaaaacaaatctctccactttctcgatcatgtcgtcagaccggcttgtgcaagcccgaggttgttttggtttgttgtcacacgatgttctgccttcattaaactgttgcacccatgaACGCatttttgacacatccataactccatcaccacatttcTCCTTCaattgttgatgaatttcaattggtttcacaccacacaaattcagaaaactaatgatttcacgctgttcaaataaggaaaacgtcgccattttaagtacttaaaacagttctcattctcgccactggcggtaaaattccatctgccatacggtgctgccatctctgggacgtattgacaatgaacatggcctcattttaaaacaatgcgcatgtttctatctctttccagtccagagaaaaaaaatcggaggccttagaacttgaatgcacctcgtactagaaAAGAAGTGCAGCGCTAACGTAACTTTATACAGACATCACAGAAGAGTGTATGCAGAATGAATTACTCTAAGCTGCTCCTGTTCAGCAGACTAGAATCATTTCTGACACATTCAGCTGAAGCAAAAATAGGAAAAATTAGCCCATGGTAATCAGCACAGGGCAGAGATCATAAGTTCCAGTAAAGGTGTCACAGGTAgtagaaaggtgtgtgtgtgtgtgtgttttacttaaaATCTATGATGTTAGAAGGAACTATAAAATTTTGACTTCCATTAAGAACTTCATCTTGACATAGTAGTAAGTTTACTTTCTACTTGCCTGAATATAAAAACATTCTTATAGAACAGTGTACGGTGTATTTATTTGACAGTACAAAATTAAGTAATAACTTACCTACTGCTCATCCATGAGCAACCACACCACGGCAGAAACACGGAAATGGGATTACAGAAATTTGAGATTTTGGTGCTATAGAGAAGCTCCATCTGGAACAAAAGAAGGTAAAAGCAAgatgatctgatgaatgaaatgcaTTAAGCCATGGTTTGAGGTGCCTAATGATTTTCTGCGGAACCTTTCTCTACCTGTTCTagtttccgttctactttttttcTTTCTAATGAATAACTATTTTTAATCTTTCAGAATGTCTAGTTCCAAGGATTGTTTCCTCTGTGAGCTTGTGATCAGCATTTATATGTTGAATGTCAATGTGGTGAGCATAATTTGGCAGCTCTCATCATTGAACAGTACAGCTAACAATTACAAAATGGAATTCTTAGGGTGCCATTGGACATCACTTGTGATACTAACCCCTAGAGATTAGACCACAGGAGGTCACTCTAAGATCTGTGACTCACTGTTCATTGTCAACAGTCTTAAGGTTACACTACTACTTCAGAAAAATTACACCTTTTTCACCAGTTTGATTTGCTAT is drawn from Schistocerca gregaria isolate iqSchGreg1 chromosome 3, iqSchGreg1.2, whole genome shotgun sequence and contains these coding sequences:
- the LOC126354795 gene encoding protein slit-like, which gives rise to MEAPSTVFAFLLSLAVQWLLVTANPSGAPPTTTTGPAADTTSTIPYGAPQIGESPTAEQDSFTVDLDAPTTNQQAHSGEGVDRDGITERPTAATTDLRPVTTSRGCIARNAAGVSAVQRGSKRLSAHNKNPSTVTTEATTMPETRTVRPTKPKPEPICPAGCKCENLEVHCSRAGLVAFPEGLDPRTTYLDVGHNRLTAIADDELAELGLTKLTSLICDDNAIETVGLYAFRGLHDLALLQLSGNRIRKLSPFIFVGNRDLRHIDLTGNPLQLEHGPLLMVQQLEWLDLDQCNITYLALDAFRDMRGLRYLNLSGNRLTWLRLSHFSGLNYLRYIKLNGNPLVCDCSTKSLWRWFKQQAVHVDAKCIAPNNGTTHSWNFLEVLHCVDETEYYPPLP